The following coding sequences are from one Diospyros lotus cultivar Yz01 chromosome 7, ASM1463336v1, whole genome shotgun sequence window:
- the LOC127806720 gene encoding uncharacterized protein LOC127806720, translating into MMIGRVLSQTLRLSMASSPSLNPTVILYASGKSASLSSSLVLSHRILSQRNRSNQSGKAQLVEVDLDSTDSPAGGEVEVVSVRKLEEVIHNIIVRRSAPDWLPFLPGSSYWVPPRPRRGAPSGGVVEVVGKYLTKPLSDEERRAFSSLRGWPSSAYFIEGSAPMHPVPMELKVEVKIQNNLDNASESDDEEG; encoded by the exons ATGATGATTGGGCGAGTGCTCTCACAAACCCTAAGACTAAGTATGGCCTCGTCGCCATCGCTAAATCCGACAGTCATCCTCTACGCTAGTGGTAAATCGGCGTCACTATCCTCTTCATTGGTTTTGTCGCATCGCATCCTGAGCCAGCGGAACCGGTCGAACCAGTCCGGGAAGGCGCAGCTAGTGGAGGTGGACCTGGATTCGACCGACAGCCCCGCCGGCGGAGAAGTGGAGGTGGTGAGCGTTCGGAAGCTGGAGGAAGTCATCCACAACATTATCGTCCGCCGATCCGCCCCTGACTGGCTTCCCTTCCTCCCTGGCTCCTCCTACTGGGTTCCCCCACGCCCCCGGCGCGGGGCTCCTTCCGGCGGTGTCGTTGAAGTTGTGGGGAAGTACTTGACCAAGCCCTTGTCGGACGAGGAGAGGAGGGCTTTCTCGTCCCTCCGAGGTTGGCCCTCCTCGGCTTATTTCATTGAAG GTAGTGCACCCATGCATCCAGTTCCCATGGAGTTGAAGGTGGAGGTGAAGATTCAGAACAACTTGGATAATGCATCTGAATCTGATGATGAGGAAGGTTAA